A single region of the Theileria annulata chromosome 4, complete sequence, *** SEQUENCING IN PROGRESS *** genome encodes:
- a CDS encoding 60S ribosomal protein L13, putative (SMART pfam:Ribosomal_L13 (PF005822) at aa 1-107, E()=9.80e-32), producing the protein MGRLASVVAKQLLSGQKVVVVRCEEINVSGSLFRNKLKYQRFLRLKTNTNPARGPFHVRSPSKFFARVVRGMLPHKTKRGNTALKRLKTYEGVPPKYSKVKKHVVTSALRFLKLRPGRRFARLGDVLTKVGWNYDGLVKKLEDRRKERTQEYYKAKTREREKTRKAKLAALAKLPEDSRALLTELSA; encoded by the exons ATGGGCCGTCTGGCTTCAGTTGTTGCAAAACAGTTACTTTCGGGTCAGAAGGTCGTGGTAGTTCGTTGTGAAGAGATAAATGTCAGCGGATCACTTTTTAGAAATAAAC tGAAATACCAAAGATTCCTGAGACTAAAGACCAATACGAACCCAGCCCGCGGTCCATTTCATGTTAGAAGTCCTTCAAAGTTTTTCGCAAGGGTAGTCAGAGGTATGCTTCCTCATAAGACGAAGAGAGGAAATACTGCTCTAAAACGCCTTAAAACCTATGAAGGAGTTCCACCCAAATACTCAAAAGTTAAAAAACATGTCGTTACATCAGCTTTGCGCTTCCTTAAACTTAGACCCGGTAGACGTTTTGCACGTTTAGGTGATGTTTTAACCAAG GTTGGATGGAATTACGACGGCCTGGTTAAGAAGCTTGAAGATCGTAGGAAGGAACGTACACAAGAGTATTATAAGGCAAAGACTCGTGAAAGAGAAAAGACCAGAAAGGCTAAATTAGCCGCACTCGCCAAACTTCCTGAAGACTCAAGAGCACTTTTAACCGAACTTTCCGCATAA
- a CDS encoding syntaxin, putative (Tap349h10.p1c.C.cand.84 - score = 20.65;~SMART pfam:Syntaxin (PF00804) at aa 60-218, E()=1.90e-02; t_SNARE (SM00397) at aa 225-284, E()=6.08e-01), translating into MPKTLVFHRNLTHSYQHARHKEKEKAHRFDIKKDDSSSDPNEPSSNGNGTQSTNHVTMEILPEWLELVDECNYLLSNARVKVKELEKLQNMNLLNVFGKGGRGDYEKISNLSVEITTTFKKIEINTEKISKEVDNYIEHQLRNNAKAKIATDLVPLSISFRKMQKKFYDSLQNDSINNDMTIMNNVVRDEIIQDSVQTSHENIADRTMVKLKLLYLFSKPIFQNSLLFLKLRLQQIAVTVQDLKDMYTQMSTMLVEQGSMLDQIDYNVREFSRNSHKFAQALKLRHERDNPRKAIKTVRYLVTFIFVQVPSLFQYIYNNNI; encoded by the exons ATGCCTAAAACCTTAGTGTTTCATCGCAATTTAACCCATTCATACCAACACGCTCGCCATAAAGAAAAGGAAAAGGCGCATAGATTCGATATCAAAAAAGATGATTCGAGCTCTGATCCAAATGAGCCGTCTTCTAACG gaaACGGAACCCAAAGTACAAACCATGTCACTATGGAGATATTACCTGAATGGCTCGAGTTAGTGGATGAGTGCAATTATCTGTTATCTAATGCCAGGGTGAAGGTTAAAGAGCTGGAGAAACTCCAGAACATGAACCTCCTGAACGTTTTTGGAAAGGGAGGCAGGGGTGACTATGAAAAGATTTCAAACTTATCAGTCGAGATTACAACAACTTTTAAGAAAATTGAAATCAACACAGAGAAAATTTCAAAGGAAGTTGATAATTACATTGAACACCAGCTAAGGAACAACGCAAAGGCTAAAATCGCCACAGACCTCGTCCCCCTCTCAATCTCCTTTAGGAAAATGCAGAAAAAATTCTATGATTCACTACAAAATGATTCAATTAACAACGAT ATGACtataatgaataatgtTGTAAGGGATGAGATTATACAAGATTCAGTTCAAACTTCACATGAAAACATCGCAGATAGAACAATggtaaaattaaaactactttatttattttcaaaaccgatttttcaaaacagtttattatttttaaaactt AGGTTACAGCAAATAGCTGTAACTGTACAAGATTTAAAGGATATGTATACCCAAATGTCAACAATGCTAGTTGAACAG GGTTCGATGCTGGATCAAATCGACTACAACGTGAGGGAGTTTTCAAGGAATTCACATAAATTTGCTCAAGCACTTAAATTGAGACATGAACGTGATAATCCCAGAAAAGCAATTAAAACTGTTAGATATTTGGTCACCTTCATCTTTGTGCAGGTACCTTCCTTatttcaatatatatataataataatatttag
- a CDS encoding glyceraldehyde-3-phosphate dehydrogenase, putative (Tap349h10.p1c.C.cand.86 - score = 34.95;~SMART pfam:gpdh (PF00044) at aa 2-152, E()=9.70e-77; pfam:gpdh_C (PF02800) at aa 153-316, E()=6.10e-116), with product MVVRIGINGYGRIGRLVHRASLALENVEVVHVNDPFMTPDYIKYLFKHDSVHGSLPAELSVTSDHLMVGSKKVHLTFEKDPAAIPWGKNDVDVVAECSGVFTSTEKAKLHLDGGAKLVVISAPTSDSTPMYVFGVNHTSYDKSVRVMSNASCTTNCLAPLAKVVNDNFGIVEGLMTTVHAVTANQLTVDGASRGGKDWRAGRCAGVNIIPASTGAAKAVGKVIPELNGKLTGMAFRVPVSDVSVVDLTVRLAKPAKYEDIVKAVKAAAEGPMKGVLGYTEDEVVSSDFVDDKRSSVFDVKAGISLNDTFVKLVSWYDNEWGYSNRLLDLAYYVFQKYSS from the coding sequence ATGGTTGTAAGGATTGGCATCAACGGCTACGGCCGTATCGGACGCTTGGTCCACAGAGCATCATTAGCACTAGAGAACGTCGAGGTCGTCCACGTTAACGATCCTTTCATGACCCCAGACTACATCAAGTATTTGTTCAAGCACGACTCAGTTCACGGCTCACTGCCCGCTGAATTGTCAGTAACCAGCGACCATCTTATGGTTGGCTCAAAGAAGGTACACCTTACCTTCGAAAAAGACCCAGCAGCAATCCCCTGGGGCAAAAACGACGTCGACGTCGTTGCCGAGTGTTCTGGAGTATTCACAAGCACTGAGAAGGCCAAGCTTCACCTTGACGGGGGAGCAAAGTTGGTAGTCATCTCAGCCCCGACGAGCGACTCTACACCGATGTACGTTTTCGGAGTCAACCACACCAGCTACGACAAGTCTGTCCGTGTGATGTCAAACGCAAGCTGCACCACCAACTGCCTGGCACCACTCGCCAAGGTCGTCAATGACAATTTCGGAATTGTAGAGGGTCTGATGACCACAGTGCACGCAGTTACAGCTAACCAACTTACAGTTGATGGCGCTTCAAGGGGAGGAAAGGACTGGCGCGCAGGTCGCTGCGCAGGAGTGAATATCATTCCAGCCTCAACTGGAGCTGCCAAGGCAGTGGGCAAGGTAATTCCTGAGCTGAACGGGAAACTCACTGGTATGGCATTCCGCGTTCCAGTGTCCGACGTGAGTGTAGTGGACCTCACAGTTAGGCTTGCCAAGCCAGCAAAATACGAAGACATCGTCAAGGCAGTCAAGGCTGCAGCTGAAGGCCCAATGAAGGGAGTGCTTGGCTACACCGAGGACGAGGTCGTGTCATCAGACTTTGTCGACGACAAGAGGTCCAGCGTCTTTGACGTCAAGGCTGGAATATCACTCAACGACACCTTCGTCAAGTTGGTATCCTGGTACGACAACGAGTGGGGGTACTCTAACAGACTGCTCGACCTCGCCTACTACGTTTTCCAGAAATATTCATCATAA
- a CDS encoding uncharacterized protein (Tap349h10.p1c.cand.146 - score = 34.68;~SMART AAA (SM00382) at aa 286-419, E()=9.30e-03) has translation MGTFAEIELPKGYTVAFLYDFLKKSGVPVSLINLKVFRSAYNSCNFTHFHVFIGDSLSFLDKFLSEHLKKSNTFKHSFIIFDKFDLWPSCSSEYQVNKLDDNNSKSEHNRNNRVKSNNPYVKLLRLSEGVEERVEKCRINWVYKFFYWIRFSVLYLLEEQQEHSLVCLCLYGDPFNSKPFYNDIFTQKFLLKEFINFIAELNIIEHFEGDLEEIRDKKEQVDESSKNNIEVVKRISEFLDTYKPKDSNTNIDINGHQKSVYDKIDKDIRILNLYIPFEVDIKSLELGRVTLICGPESSGKTVLLRSIAKSWYHLTNSNHTSIELDYREDNTTAESCGYVINIDFNELLSELVGVSELYLKNIFVKAKYNKPCLVVFDGIECLLTKVNIEEERQVAVTVANILLNQLYNLDIDIKFLTSTSGDTDISKLHSSFLNIVDTLIVLHKS, from the exons atggGTACTTTTGCCGAAATTGAACTCCCAAAAG GTTACACAGTCGCTTTCTTgtatgattttttaaagaaatCTGGAGTTCCCGTTAGCCTAATAAACCTAAAAGTCTTTAGATCCGCATATAATTCTTGTAactttacacattttcaCGTTTTTATAGGTGATTCCTTGTCCTTCCTAGACAAATTCCTTTCT GAACATCTGAAGAAATCGAACACATTTAAACACagttttatcatttttgataaattcgATCTCTGGCCTTCATGTTCATCAGAATATCAAGTAAACAAACTT GACGATAACAATAGTAAATCTGAACACAATCGTAATAATAGAGTAAAAAGTAATAACCCATACGTTAAGTTGTTAAGGTTGAGTGAAGGGGTAGAGGAAAGAGTTGAAAAGTGTAGAATAAATTGGGTATACAAATTCTTTTATTGGATTAGATTTTCAGTTTTATATCTTTTGGAGGAACAACAGGAACATAGTTTGGTTTGTCTGTGCCTTTACGGTGACCCGTTTAACTCTAAGCCTTTCTATAATGATATTTTCACacaaaaatttttattgaaAGAGTTCATCAATTTCATAGCCGAATTGAATATTATAGAGCATTTTGAAGGAGATTTGGAGGAAATAAGGGATAAAAAAGAGCAAGTAGATGAGAGCTCAAAAAACAACATAGAAGTTGTAAAGAGGATATCAGAATTTCTGGATACCTATAAACCAAAAGATTCAAACACGAACATTGATATAAATGGTCACCAAAAATCAGTTTACGATAAAATAGATAAAGATATAAggatattaaatttatatataccaTTTGAAGTGGATATAAAGTCACTTGAGTTGGGCAGGGTTACGTTAATCTGTGGTCCCGAGTCATCAGGGAAAACTGTGCTGTTGAGATCAATTGCAAAATCTTGGTATCATTTGACTAATTCCAATCACACGAGTATTGAATTAGATTATAGAGAAGATAACACGACCGCTGAGTCGTGTGGCTATGTTATAAATATAGACTTCAATGAACTGCTGAGCGAGTTGGTTGGAGTTTCAGAATTATACctaaagaatatatttgttaagGCCAAGTATAACAAGCCCTGCCTGGTGGTGTTTGATGGAATTGAATGCTTGCTTACGAAGGTTAATATTGAAGAAGAAAGACAAGTGGCAGTCACAGTCGCcaacattttattaaaccAGCTATATAATCTAGACattgatattaaatttttgaCCTCTACATCAGGTGATACAGACATTTCTAAACTTCACAGTTCATTTCTTAACATTGTAGACACTCTAATAGTGTTACACAAATCTTGA
- a CDS encoding uncharacterized protein (Tap349h10.p1c.cand.148 - score = 29.10;~SMART ZnF_U1 (SM00451) at aa 93-127, E()=6.72e-10; ZnF_C2H2 (SM00355) at aa 96-120, E()=2.17e+01) — translation MEKGKEENVEKVDALGRKVWDRNFYTEKAIGKSGGGDVVEETISTLYQGTFKKPVITVPEVREDLKPRTETIDFSKFVGRSDLVDVDGPKSKQGGFFCKTCNCLLKDSQSYLDHLNGKKHNRLLGMTMRVEKVSAKTVADKLRRLSERDSSSVKTKEELENDARERIKELEMYEKELKEKRRLMKLEKKKRKLNHDSSSDYSSGHKVKSERINVKSEYKDFKSDYDDGLKSEYKVKSEYEDQEESSELEAMRKAGLPVSFC, via the coding sequence atggAGAAGGGTAAGGAGGAAAATGTAGAGAAGGTGGACGCCTTGGGCAGGAAGGTTTGGGACCGAAACTTTTATACTGAGAAGGCCATAGGTAAATCAGGCGGAGGTGATGTTGTTGAGGAGACTATCTCAACGTTATACCAGGGTACTTTTAAGAAGCCTGTTATCACGGTTCCTGAGGTTCGCGAGGATTTAAAGCCTAGGACAGAGACCATAGACTTTTCAAAGTTTGTCGGAAGGTCAGACCTAGTTGATGTTGACGGCCCAAAATCTAAGCAGGGCGGCTTTTTTTGTAAGACTTGCAACTGCCTTCTAAAGGATTCTCAATCTTACTTGGATCACTTGAATGGGAAGAAACATAACCGCCTTCTTGGTATGACAATGAGGGTTGAGAAAGTAAGCGCCAAAACTGTAGCTGATAAACTAAGGAGGCTCTCTGAGAGAGACAGTTCGTCTGTTAAGACGAAGGAGGAGCTTGAAAATGACGCCAGGGAGAGGATAAAGGAGCTTGAAATGTACGAAAAGGAGTTGAAGGAGAAAAGGAGGCTAATGAAGTTGGAAAAGAAAAAGAGAAAACTTAATCACGACTCCAGTTCAGATTACAGCAGTGGTCATAAAGTTAAATCTGAGCGTATTAATGTTAAATCAGAGTATAAAGACTTTAAATCAGATTATGACGATGGCCTTAAAAGTGAATATAAGGTTAAGTCGGAATATGAGGACCAGGAGGAATCCAGCGAGTTGGAGGCCATGAGGAAGGCTGGTCTTCCAGTGTCATTTTgctaa
- a CDS encoding cytochrome C1 precursor, putative (Tap349h10.p1c.C.cand.85 - score = 27.61;~SMART pfam:Cytochrome_C1 (PF02167) at aa 158-383, E()=1.70e-109;~1 probable transmembrane helix predicted for TA08150 by TMHMM2.0 at aa 360-379) — MAGGGALNKLFPGYKDKIWNKLPLTLRLSLINSWNRKLISTVHKECVVTNSKMKSFNKYVLDPLKPGYAYRSPAIDYKKQRARGTLIEGVDYYLPTLGAQERLVKFFEPYTEEETARRSRYRYQSLKVYVLTALGVTIVYNYLQRRPIAWCSDLDPPKPPVYPFWFKNALHGHDIPSVRRGYEVYRQVCATCHSLNYIKFRHLVDEVYPLQKVKEIAAEYEIEDGPNDQGEMFTRDRIPTDPFPAPYPNSEAARFANNGAIPPDLTLMASARKHGPDYIFSLLTGYSEPPEGFDVREGLHFNNYFSGGSISMAPPLEDGMIEYEDGTPATVSQMAKDVASFITWTSDPMHDERKNMCFKMIAGTALGSIAFSLWYRFFWAHFSTMRWDFKKLTKFK, encoded by the exons atgGCTGGTGGTGGCGCCCTCAATAAACTATTTCCAGGttataaagataaaatcTGGAACAAACTTCCACTCACA CTGAGGCTTAGCCTAATCAACTCATGGAACCGTAAACTAATATCAACAGTACACAAAGAATGTGTTGTAACAAACAGTAAGATGAAGAGTTTTAATAAGTATGTGCTTGACCCACTGAAACCTGGATACGCATATAGATCACCTGCTATAGATTATAAGAAACAGAGAGCAAGAGGAACATTGATTGAAGGAGTCGATTATTATTTGCCAACTCTAGGAGCTCAGGAACGTCTGGTCAAGTTTTTCGAACCCTACACAGAAGAGGAGACTGCAAGGCGCAGCCGTTACCGATACCAGAGCTTGAAAGTATACGTACTAACAGCACTTGGTGTTACAATCGTGTATAACTATTTACAACGAAGACCAATAGCATGGTGTTCAGATTTAGACCCACCAAAGCCACCAGTTTACCCATTTTGGTTCAAAAACGCGCTTCACGGACATGATATCCCGAGTGTTCGTAGAGGATATGAAGTTTACAGACAGGTCTGCGCAACATGTCACTCACTAAACTACATAAAGTTTCGACACTTGGTTGATGAAGTATACCCACTGCAGAAAGTTAAGGAAATTGCAGCTGAGTATGAAATTGAAGATGGACCTAACGATCAGGGAGAAATGTTTACAAGGGATAGGATTCCTACTGACCCATTTCCAGCACCATATCCAAATTCTGAAGCCGCGAGATTTGCCAACAACGGGGCAATTCCCCCTGATCTCACTTTGATGGCTAGTGCCAGGAAACACGGACCAGACTATATCTTCTCACTCCTCACAGGTTATTCGGAACCACCGGAAGGGTTTGACGTCAGAGAAGGACTCCATTTCAACAACTACTTCAGCGGAGGTTCAATATCTATGGCTCCACCGCTTGAGGATGGGATGATCGAGTATGAGGACGGAACACCTGCAACCGTCTCACAGATGGCTAAGGATGTGGCCAGCTTCATCACCTGGACCTCAGACCCCATGCACGACGAGAGGAAGAACATGTGCTTCAAAATGATCGCTGGCACAGCGCTCGGTTCTATCGCATTCTCACTGTGGTACAGGTTCTTTTGGGCTCACTTTTCCACCATGCGTTGGGACTTTAAGAAACTAaccaaatttaaataa
- a CDS encoding uncharacterized protein (Tap349h10.p1c.cand.145 - score = 22.82;~SMART pfam:CBFD_NFYB_HMF (PF00808) at aa 44-106, E()=2.30e-02), with amino-acid sequence MEEEDEFTPKDLEILPFKTVHDIVHYGITRDSTDFEDPSSSSPGVSKNAKKYSLKYRRFRKEAIFSMNRIASLFVLYITTIAESIAKNNKRTTVFDKDILEALKQCMFYEVESQINDLQKKEHTDSQDQNDDLDHNNLDDLEHNFEDLEQEDYNVDLPENDNLEENYDDLDEEELESENNTQ; translated from the exons atggaagaagaagatgaatttACTCCAAAAGATCTGGAAATTCTTCCATTTAAAACT GTTCACGATATTGTTCATTACGGCATAACTCGTGATTCTACTGATTTTGAGGATCCAAGTTCCTCATCTCCAGGCGTTTCAAAGAATGCCAAGAAATACAGCCTTAAATATCGCAGATTCAGAAAGGAAGCCATTTTTTCAATGAATCGCATCGCTTCTCTTTTTGTGCTTTATATAACCACAATTGCTGAATCTATAGCAAAAAACAACAAAAG GACCACTGTGTTTGACAAAGATATTCTGGAAGCCCTTAAACAGTGCATGTTTTATGAAGTAGAAAGTCAAATTAACGATCTACAGAAAAAAGAACATACTGATAGTCAAGATCAAAATGATGATTTGGATCATAACAACTTGGATGATTTGGAGCACAATTTCGAAGATTTGGAACAGGAAGATTACAATGTGGATTTGCCTGAAAATGACAATTTGGAAGAAAATTACGACGATTTGGATGAGGAAGAACTAGAATCAGAAAACAACactcaataa
- a CDS encoding replication factor C subunit, putative (Tap349h10.p1c.C.cand.87 - score = 22.46;~SMART AAA (SM00382) at aa 39-176, E()=1.88e-12), which translates to MATTLGAPWVEKYRPETLQDIISHEDIMSTLMVFAEKGQLPHLLFHGPPGSGKTSTILAISRYMYGNSRNGFVLELNASDERGIDTVRDQIKAFSETSNTFTSSIPVEDPPRTNLKLIILDEADQMTNAAQNALRRIMEIYSNNVRFCLICNFMNKIIPPIQSRCTGFRFQPLKPDVVRERTKEIAKLENVKITDCALDALVEIGQGDMRRVLNCLQVTSMSHSSKTDFTVDANLILSTSGLPQSSEIDHLLKSLMQNTFKECIYELNLLHHKKGHSLEDIVKGLYKCVVKIDWPNVPIIQLLIRLADVEERLSAGANSNIQIASIVSAFQESRFEIERIKFDLNLN; encoded by the exons ATGGCAACGACGTTAGGGGCTCCCTGGGTGGAGAAGTATAGACCGGAAACGTTACAAGATATAATTTCACACGAAGACATAATGTCTACGCTTATGGTTTTCGCCGAAAAAGGACAGCTTCCACATTTACTATTTCATGGTCCTCCAG GTTCTGGAAAGACATCCACAATATTGGCTATATCTCGTTATATGTATGGAAATTCGCGAAACGGGTTTGTTCTAGAGTTAAACGCCTCAGACGAGAGGGGAATAGACACAGTTCGAGATCAGATAAAGGCATTTTCAGAGACTTCAAACACTTTTACAAGCTCAATACCAGTTGAAGATCCACCCAGAACAAACTTaaagttaataatattggaTGAAGCTGACCAGATGACAAATGCAGCTCAGAATGCACTAAGGAGAATCATGGAAATATACTCAAACAATGTTAGGTTTTGCCTAATCTGCAACTTTATGAATAAGATCATACCACCGATTCAGTCAAGGTGTACTGGATTCCGATTCCAGCCTTTGAAGCCCGATGTAGTTCGTGAGCGGACAAAGGAAATCGCTAAACTagaaaatgttaaaatcaCTGACTGTGCTCTGGATGCTCTTGTGGAAATAGGCCAAGGAGATATGCGAAGAGTACTAAACTGTCTTCAGGTCACTTCAATGTCACATTCTAGCAAAACTGATTTCACTGTAGATGCAAATCTTATACTTTCAACATCTGGTCTTCCTCAAAGTAGTGAAATTGACCATTTGCTCAAAAGTCTCATGCAGAATACATTTAAGGAATGCATATATGAGCTGAACCTTTTACACCATAAAAAGGGACATTCACTCGAAGACATTGTCAAGGGGCTTTACAAGTGTGTTGTTAAAATCGACTGGCCTAATGTACCCATTATTCAACTTTTAATTAGACTTGCTGATGTTGAGGAAAGACTATCTGCTGGAGCCAACTCTAACATCCAAATCGCCTCCATAGTTAGTGCCTTTCAGGAATCAAGATTTGAAATTGAACGCATTAAATTCGACCTTAATCttaactaa
- a CDS encoding uncharacterized protein (Tap349h10.p1c.cand.147 - score = 30.46), with protein sequence MQLIKRVGAFLIHSAYISSNNLIYTKIRTNHFRSLEPANETVVSDIVDNIVESSVNPIKTLRIIDTTLNSVDNPLDIIDKKLDNTDEPTSNIVEKVDTVDSSVNQLIPVYSTEKAVNTDDHTKVGLGTKTDYVDPFNQTYLKKIKSGPNNQNSLQDVRLMEGNQEKKGVVLGYEEYNNLKEEIAMLKRELTDAKNYMLQRKKGKRVYEPIEVRLNIRIHESDLLTKCNFFKKKALKGYPLILTIKTDGNAKDYTLAAEGILNKAKIFLGNSCTPAGKITVSGSRISQRFSPVDDPFANSDETHFPMDTPETKPYFHSYSEYENNRTASYQRNIRPETPSKPMKDVVAKEIKTSSLSTGGKSGEFRYSAKLVNNPRVPEVSVSSAEPGSRWIVKHKSSTSGPPNNTNSNVEPKSEPDNSKWKVLNKTK encoded by the coding sequence ATGCAGTTAATAAAGCGAGTCGGCGCCTTTTTAATACATTCTGCCTACATTTcttctaataatttaatatatactaaaatCAGGACTAACCATTTTAGAAGTCTTGAACCAGCTAATGAGACAGTTGTCAGTGACATTGTTGATAACATCGTTGAATCCAGCGTCAATCCCATCAAAACACTCCGCATAATTGATACTACTCTTAATTCTGTTGATAACCCACTTGATATTATAGATAAAAAACTAGATAATACAGACGAACCTACTTCCAATATTGTTGAGAAAGTTGATACCGTAGATAGCAGTGTCAATCAACTTATACCTGTTTATAGTACAGAGAAAGCCGTTAATACTGATGATCACACTAAAGTTGGCCTTGGAACAAAAACTGACTATGTTGATCCATTTAATCAAACTTACcttaaaaaaataaaatcagGTCCTAACAACCAAAATTCTTTGCAGGATGTTAGATTGATGGAAGGGAACCAAGAAAAGAAAGGCGTAGTGTTGGGATACGAAGAGTACAATAACCTGAAGGAAGAGATCGCAATGTTGAAGAGAGAGTTGACCGACGCTAAGAATTATATGTTACAACGAAAAAAGGGGAAAAGGGTGTATGAGCCAATAGAAGTTAGGCTAAATATACGTATTCACGAATCAGATCTTCTCACCAAGTGCAATTTCTTCAAAAAAAAAGCTCTAAAGGGTTATCCCTTGATCCTTACTATAAAAACTGATGGGAACGCGAAGGACTACACTCTGGCTGCAGAGGGTATTTTGAACAAGGCAAAGATTTTCCTTGGTAACTCGTGTACTCCAGCCGGCAAAATCACAGTTTCCGGCAGTCGAATTTCACAACGCTTCTCCCCTGTTGATGACCCTTTTGCTAATTCAGATGAAACCCATTTCCCTATGGATACTCCTGAAACCAAACCCTACTTCCATTCATATTCTGAGTATGAGAATAATAGAACTGCTAGTTATCAAAGAAATATAAGACCTGAAACGCCTTCAAAGCCCATGAAAGATGTTGTTGCTAAGGAAATCAAAACTTCAAGTCTGTCCACTGGTGGCAAGTCTGGAGAATTTAGATATAGTGCAAAACTTGTAAACAATCCTCGAGTGCCGGAGGTGTCTGTCAGTTCAGCGGAACCAGGCTCTAGATGGATAGTAAAGCATAAAAGCTCCACATCTGGACCCCcaaataatactaattctAATGTTGAACCTAAATCGGAGCCTGACAACAGTAAGTGGAAGGTTCTTAACAAGACCAAATAA